From the genome of Pseudomonadota bacterium, one region includes:
- a CDS encoding lipopolysaccharide biosynthesis protein, producing MTLGYLQRASPHVVVLLVVRLVVLLVPVAARGARPGPATTPLAIVGERDQAAQALRERLLIDPRFVPAAIERARVIWAVGDLSPALQARVLAQVRARGAGLVVVPGRAPAPWLRALGLTLRGAATRPITARATALAPRLLAGDVVWASAPQLGARYRLDPRSDPRRDQLGGASQVLIEATAEADGAREPLLLAGSLGRGRVYVWAARLTAASNRELLLWPYCGYLFYWLSSEAAGERPLRFADWPGAPVPGPSKLGLLLLLLGLGWAVTVALFARARAYSRAHPELATTFFANERANAAPAGPGGGDARGGWSRIGFARPLAGFLTLTSILLLLFVPYYWLTNILIPNRVQPFPQAKGIWDFSWEALQVAWFLFDAGTFTAFVKYFAEYRSKDPARALRSAQFFVWWQILSGLVFVTLASLGALLILPHTRYSYSAHFVVLIALIQYPGIFGLMTVFFQAYQRFDLNVGLDLLSDWLLRFALQIPCVLLLRAWGRSHPQYGEAFGAALGIGVGFYLSMIVTFVIGVPIYRRQGLRLLPLFLVHFDLGTAKQLLSYGLRVVSGQVFYRAAKTVERVVISLLLINYTEWLGIESQIHYNLMFLFPIAYRFFETAMAAISESHGNGKHTLTQYYLARFLQIGGLYAAVGASLLWALGPAFVRQAMEPQWARAAEYLTLAALVGVFFAPAWLSDMLQKGAGRPGLFALMLGGEQALRIALFWVLIPRLQFTGFYVALLATIALKVIVGWSINHRSIVRVRFFAWQMAVAPLLTGALNYALWRLLAAALPPLGSVGFTVFFFGAALLSFPICFFALGLCGGFDRYLAEELAQAWRMTGALRPVARMLYSAAALGWRLSPLHDRFPITLAPQAAIEAQELEQSHGAVGPRSS from the coding sequence GCGGCGCGCGCCCCGGGCCAGCAACGACACCGCTGGCGATCGTCGGGGAGCGTGATCAGGCGGCGCAGGCGCTGCGGGAACGCCTGCTGATCGATCCCCGCTTCGTCCCCGCCGCGATCGAGCGCGCGCGCGTGATCTGGGCCGTCGGAGACCTCTCGCCGGCGCTGCAGGCGCGCGTGCTCGCCCAGGTCCGAGCGCGGGGGGCGGGCCTGGTGGTCGTGCCGGGTCGCGCGCCTGCGCCGTGGCTGCGCGCGCTGGGCCTGACCCTGCGCGGCGCGGCCACCCGGCCGATCACGGCGCGCGCCACGGCGCTCGCCCCGCGCCTGCTCGCCGGCGATGTGGTTTGGGCCAGCGCCCCGCAGCTCGGCGCGCGCTATCGGCTCGACCCGCGCAGCGACCCGCGCCGCGACCAGCTGGGCGGCGCCTCCCAGGTGCTGATCGAGGCGACCGCCGAGGCCGACGGCGCACGCGAGCCCCTGCTGCTGGCCGGCAGCCTCGGGCGTGGCCGGGTCTACGTCTGGGCCGCGCGCCTCACCGCCGCGAGCAACCGCGAGCTGCTGCTTTGGCCCTATTGCGGCTACCTCTTCTACTGGCTCTCGAGCGAGGCCGCCGGCGAGCGCCCGCTGCGCTTCGCCGACTGGCCCGGCGCGCCGGTCCCGGGGCCCAGCAAGCTCGGCCTGCTCTTGCTGCTGCTCGGTCTCGGCTGGGCAGTCACCGTCGCGCTCTTCGCCCGCGCGCGCGCCTACAGCCGCGCCCACCCGGAGCTGGCGACGACCTTCTTCGCTAACGAGCGTGCCAACGCCGCCCCAGCGGGCCCTGGCGGCGGCGACGCGCGCGGCGGCTGGAGCCGGATCGGCTTCGCGCGCCCGCTGGCCGGGTTTCTCACGCTGACGTCGATTCTGCTGCTGCTCTTCGTGCCCTACTACTGGCTGACGAACATCTTGATCCCGAACCGCGTGCAGCCCTTCCCCCAGGCCAAGGGCATCTGGGACTTCTCCTGGGAGGCGCTCCAGGTCGCCTGGTTCCTCTTCGACGCCGGCACCTTCACCGCCTTCGTCAAGTACTTCGCCGAGTACCGCAGTAAGGACCCGGCGCGGGCGCTGCGTTCGGCGCAGTTCTTCGTCTGGTGGCAGATCCTCAGCGGCCTGGTCTTCGTCACGCTGGCCAGCCTCGGCGCGCTGCTGATCCTGCCGCATACGCGCTACAGCTACAGCGCTCACTTCGTCGTGCTGATCGCCCTGATCCAGTACCCCGGCATCTTCGGCCTGATGACGGTATTCTTTCAGGCCTACCAGCGCTTCGACCTCAACGTCGGCCTCGACCTGCTCTCCGACTGGCTGCTGCGCTTCGCGCTCCAGATCCCCTGCGTGTTGCTGCTGCGGGCCTGGGGTCGCTCGCATCCGCAGTACGGCGAGGCCTTCGGCGCGGCGCTCGGGATTGGCGTCGGCTTCTACCTCTCGATGATCGTCACCTTCGTCATCGGCGTGCCGATCTATCGGCGGCAGGGGCTGCGCCTGCTCCCGCTCTTCCTCGTGCACTTCGATCTCGGCACCGCCAAGCAGCTGCTCTCCTACGGCCTGCGCGTGGTCAGCGGCCAGGTCTTCTATCGCGCGGCCAAGACGGTCGAGCGCGTCGTGATCTCGCTGCTGCTGATCAACTACACCGAGTGGCTCGGCATCGAATCGCAGATCCACTACAATCTGATGTTCCTCTTTCCGATCGCCTATCGCTTCTTCGAGACCGCGATGGCCGCGATCAGCGAGAGCCATGGCAACGGCAAGCACACGCTGACGCAGTACTACCTCGCCCGCTTTCTTCAGATCGGCGGGCTCTACGCGGCCGTCGGTGCCAGCCTGCTCTGGGCCCTCGGGCCCGCCTTCGTCCGCCAGGCGATGGAGCCGCAGTGGGCCCGCGCCGCCGAGTATCTGACCCTCGCCGCGCTCGTCGGCGTCTTCTTCGCGCCAGCGTGGCTGAGCGACATGCTGCAGAAGGGCGCGGGCCGCCCGGGGCTCTTCGCGCTGATGCTCGGCGGCGAGCAAGCGCTGCGCATCGCGCTCTTCTGGGTGCTGATCCCCAGGCTGCAGTTCACGGGCTTCTACGTCGCGCTGCTGGCCACCATCGCCCTCAAGGTGATCGTCGGCTGGAGCATCAACCATCGCTCGATCGTCCGCGTGCGCTTCTTCGCCTGGCAGATGGCGGTCGCCCCGCTGCTGACCGGCGCGCTCAACTACGCGCTCTGGCGCCTGCTCGCCGCCGCCCTGCCGCCGCTCGGCTCGGTGGGCTTCACGGTCTTCTTCTTCGGCGCGGCGCTGCTCTCGTTCCCGATCTGCTTCTTCGCCCTCGGGCTCTGCGGCGGCTTCGACCGCTATCTGGCCGAGGAGCTGGCGCAGGCCTGGCGCATGACCGGCGCCCTGCGCCCGGTGGCGCGGATGCTCTACAGCGCCGCGGCGCTGGGCTGGCGGCTCAGCCCGCTGCACGATCGTTTCCCCATCACCCTCGCGCCCCAAGCGGCGATCGAGGCCCAGGAGCTGGAGCAGAGTCATGGAGCGGTCGGTCCTCGCAGTAGCTGA
- a CDS encoding low molecular weight phosphotyrosine protein phosphatase, translating into MERSVLAVAERPEASARGVIFVCLGNICRSPTGEGVLRQLVAAQGLEAQIPVESAGTLEHMVGAPRDARMRAAAARRGYLLEGRAQTFCSPDFERFALIVAMDRANLEVLYALDPQARYRDKTRLLSSFLPAGTPLDVPDPYRGGAEGFERVLDLIEAACPVILRQLLPER; encoded by the coding sequence ATGGAGCGGTCGGTCCTCGCAGTAGCTGAGCGCCCCGAGGCCAGCGCACGCGGCGTGATCTTCGTCTGTCTGGGCAATATCTGCCGCTCGCCGACGGGCGAAGGCGTGCTGCGCCAGCTCGTGGCCGCGCAGGGCCTCGAGGCGCAGATCCCGGTCGAGTCGGCGGGCACCCTCGAGCATATGGTCGGAGCGCCACGGGATGCGCGCATGCGCGCGGCGGCGGCGCGACGCGGGTACCTGCTCGAGGGCCGCGCGCAAACCTTCTGCAGCCCCGACTTCGAGCGCTTCGCGCTGATCGTCGCGATGGATCGCGCCAACCTCGAGGTGCTCTACGCGCTCGATCCGCAGGCGCGCTACCGCGACAAGACCAGGCTGCTGAGCAGCTTTCTGCCCGCGGGAACGCCGCTCGATGTGCCGGATCCCTACCGCGGCGGGGCCGAGGGCTTCGAGCGCGTGCTCGACCTGATCGAGGCCGCCTGCCCCGTGATCCTGCGGCAGCTGCTGCCCGAGCGCTGA
- a CDS encoding alpha/beta fold hydrolase, with the protein MAQIGEGMEAWAAPGSGERGRVGLAIIHGISSNPLTTRPLAEALALHGFRIEVPRLPGHGTNWRDMAATRYADWRAAVEQAAHELAASCDQVLLVGQSLGGTLALDVGCGRLPGVVGVVAINAAVLDRAGLVARLAPLVARLVPAIPPRLAGLVRNDAARPGVDEQAYEWLPTRAAQSMLDELPRLRERLRQLELPLLLCCSQQDHVVPPENTPAIAGLVAGPAVIVPLRRSFHLALLDHDRALIEQHILGFADALRRGDAWPWALPLAVAEAAP; encoded by the coding sequence ATGGCGCAGATCGGCGAGGGGATGGAGGCGTGGGCGGCGCCGGGCTCCGGGGAGCGCGGGCGCGTCGGCCTCGCGATCATTCATGGCATCAGCAGCAATCCCCTGACGACACGGCCACTCGCCGAGGCCTTGGCCCTTCACGGCTTTCGCATCGAGGTGCCCCGCCTGCCCGGGCACGGCACCAACTGGCGCGACATGGCCGCGACGCGCTACGCCGACTGGCGCGCGGCCGTCGAGCAGGCGGCACACGAGCTGGCCGCGAGCTGCGATCAGGTGCTGCTCGTAGGGCAGTCGCTCGGCGGCACCCTCGCGCTCGATGTCGGCTGCGGCCGCCTGCCGGGCGTGGTGGGCGTGGTGGCGATCAACGCTGCCGTGCTCGATCGCGCCGGGCTGGTCGCGCGACTGGCGCCGCTGGTCGCTCGGCTCGTCCCCGCGATCCCGCCGCGGCTCGCCGGGCTCGTGCGCAACGACGCGGCGCGTCCCGGGGTCGACGAGCAGGCCTACGAGTGGCTACCGACCCGCGCGGCCCAGTCGATGCTGGACGAGCTGCCGCGCCTGCGCGAGCGGCTGCGCCAGCTCGAGCTGCCGCTGCTGCTCTGTTGCTCGCAGCAGGATCACGTCGTGCCGCCTGAGAACACGCCGGCGATCGCTGGGCTGGTGGCGGGCCCCGCGGTGATCGTGCCGCTGCGGCGCTCTTTCCATCTGGCGCTGCTCGACCACGATCGTGCGCTGATCGAGCAGCACATCCTCGGCTTCGCCGACGCGCTGCGCCGCGGCGACGCTTGGCCCTGGGCGCTGCCGCTGGCGGTGGCCGAGGCGGCGCCCTAG
- a CDS encoding UDP-glucose/GDP-mannose dehydrogenase family protein codes for MRICVVGTGYVGLVAGAGFADFGNDVECVDVDLRKVEALGQGKIPIYEPGLEPLVQRNVREGRLRFSSEVARAVVDVDLVFIAVGTPPRDDGSADLSQVWEVARAVARHATGFTVVVNKSTVPVGTADRVLAILREEGAGKDFAVVSNPEFLKEGDAVNDFMKPARVVIGTDDERARERMRYLYAPFVRTLERIVLMDARSAEVTKYACNAMLATRISFVNELARLCTQVGADVEQVRTGMAWDDRIGSKFLFPGVGYGGSCFPKDLKALIATAREHALPLEVIDAVERVNERQKQYLAELVLEQLGARASEATVALWGLAFKPQTDDVREAPALAIVQRLAAAGVRLRLHDPVAGENFAALLPPSERVTYCADNYEAVRGADALLLVTEWRAYRRPDFRRVRGLMRQPNLFDGRNIWERAFVSELGFRYTGIGR; via the coding sequence ATGCGAATTTGCGTGGTGGGAACGGGCTATGTGGGCTTGGTGGCCGGGGCGGGCTTCGCCGACTTCGGCAACGACGTCGAGTGCGTCGATGTCGACCTGCGCAAGGTCGAGGCGCTAGGCCAGGGGAAGATCCCGATCTACGAGCCCGGCCTGGAACCGCTCGTGCAGCGCAACGTACGGGAAGGCCGCCTGCGCTTCAGCAGCGAGGTCGCGCGCGCGGTCGTCGATGTCGACCTCGTCTTCATCGCCGTCGGGACGCCGCCGCGGGACGACGGCTCGGCCGACCTGTCGCAGGTCTGGGAGGTCGCGCGCGCGGTGGCGCGTCATGCCACCGGCTTCACGGTGGTCGTCAACAAGAGCACGGTGCCGGTCGGGACGGCCGACCGCGTGCTCGCGATTCTGCGCGAGGAGGGCGCGGGCAAGGACTTCGCCGTCGTCTCGAACCCGGAGTTCCTCAAGGAGGGCGACGCGGTCAACGACTTCATGAAGCCCGCGCGCGTCGTGATCGGCACCGACGACGAGCGCGCCCGCGAGCGCATGCGCTATCTCTATGCGCCCTTCGTCCGCACGCTCGAGCGCATCGTGCTGATGGACGCGCGCTCCGCCGAGGTCACCAAGTACGCCTGCAACGCGATGCTGGCGACGCGGATCTCCTTCGTCAACGAGCTGGCGCGGCTCTGTACGCAGGTCGGCGCCGATGTCGAGCAGGTGCGGACGGGCATGGCCTGGGACGACCGCATCGGCTCGAAGTTCCTCTTCCCCGGGGTCGGCTACGGCGGCTCGTGCTTCCCCAAGGACCTCAAGGCGCTGATCGCCACGGCGCGCGAGCACGCGCTGCCGCTCGAGGTGATCGACGCGGTCGAGCGGGTCAACGAGCGGCAGAAGCAATACTTGGCCGAGCTCGTGCTCGAGCAGCTCGGCGCGCGGGCGAGCGAGGCGACGGTGGCGCTCTGGGGCCTGGCGTTCAAGCCGCAGACCGACGACGTGCGCGAGGCGCCGGCGCTGGCGATCGTGCAGCGCCTGGCGGCCGCGGGGGTGCGCCTGCGCTTGCACGATCCCGTCGCGGGCGAAAACTTCGCCGCGCTCTTGCCGCCGTCGGAGCGCGTCACCTACTGCGCCGACAACTACGAGGCCGTCCGCGGCGCCGACGCGCTGCTGCTGGTGACCGAGTGGCGCGCCTACCGCCGCCCCGACTTCCGCCGCGTGCGCGGGCTGATGCGCCAGCCGAACCTCTTCGACGGCCGCAACATCTGGGAGCGCGCCTTCGTCAGCGAGCTGGGCTTCCGCTACACGGGCATCGGGCGCTAG
- a CDS encoding PAS domain-containing protein, protein MSAAQTPGKSATRTWTHEAMDAIGAGVIVFDGAGRILLANPRAASILGRSVAELQGCRVDEVLAPLAQLLTPSSRPERGQLEVTLSDGRQFALGYSITTFVPTQASPRAKHHVCLFQDISIVTRLREERDRLLQLAAVGSLMPPLLHELRNPLAAISTTTELLLEEHPAASARNDLLSILDEVQRINLISQRLRGMDEVGRPLRTRQPADAAGAIAEVVTLLRPTAERNGARLSFDAGELPALPLEPSVLRSITLNLVTNAVEACARGGEIRVHARHYRGQIFELTVEDDGAGMSDEVLAHCTDLFFTTKRRGSGLGLTLCRQAAEAAAGSLTVRQRAGGGTCAVVTVPLVEGAIDAPRAEPEPKAASGVSAARVRGQSEPQP, encoded by the coding sequence GTGTCAGCGGCCCAGACGCCAGGCAAGAGCGCGACGCGCACCTGGACCCATGAGGCGATGGACGCGATCGGCGCCGGGGTCATCGTCTTCGACGGCGCCGGGCGCATCCTGCTCGCCAATCCACGCGCGGCCTCGATCCTCGGTCGCAGCGTGGCCGAGCTCCAGGGCTGTCGCGTCGACGAGGTGCTGGCGCCCCTGGCGCAGCTGCTGACGCCGAGCAGTCGCCCCGAGCGCGGCCAGCTCGAGGTCACGCTCAGCGACGGCCGTCAGTTCGCGCTCGGCTATTCGATCACGACCTTCGTGCCGACGCAGGCCAGCCCGCGCGCGAAGCACCACGTCTGCCTCTTTCAGGACATCAGCATCGTCACGCGCCTGCGCGAGGAGCGCGACCGGCTGCTGCAGCTCGCGGCGGTCGGCTCGCTGATGCCACCCCTGCTGCATGAGCTGCGCAATCCGCTCGCGGCGATCAGCACGACGACGGAGCTCTTGCTCGAGGAGCATCCGGCGGCGAGCGCGCGCAACGACCTCTTGAGCATTCTCGACGAGGTGCAGCGCATCAACCTGATCAGCCAGCGGCTGCGCGGCATGGACGAGGTCGGCCGGCCGCTGCGGACCCGGCAGCCGGCCGACGCGGCCGGCGCGATCGCCGAGGTGGTGACGCTCTTGCGACCGACGGCAGAGCGCAACGGCGCCCGCCTGAGCTTCGACGCCGGCGAGCTGCCAGCGCTGCCGCTCGAGCCGAGCGTGCTGCGCAGCATCACGCTCAATCTGGTCACCAACGCGGTCGAGGCCTGCGCGCGCGGCGGGGAGATCCGCGTGCACGCGCGCCACTACCGCGGTCAGATCTTCGAGCTCACGGTCGAGGACGACGGAGCCGGGATGAGCGACGAGGTGCTCGCGCACTGCACGGACCTGTTCTTCACCACCAAGCGCCGGGGCAGCGGCTTGGGCCTGACGCTCTGCCGGCAGGCGGCCGAGGCGGCGGCGGGCAGCCTGACGGTGCGCCAACGCGCCGGGGGCGGCACCTGCGCTGTCGTCACGGTGCCGCTGGTGGAGGGCGCCATCGACGCGCCCCGGGCCGAGCCGGAACCCAAAGCCGCGAGCGGCGTCAGCGCCGCGCGCGTACGAGGGCAGTCGGAGCCGCAGCCATGA
- a CDS encoding response regulator produces MSPAERDASEKQVLIVEDETLLRTSMVRGIAKLPGVVVRGAGTIAEATRAIAARPPDLLVADLDLPDGTGLELISLLDERSLEVPILFVSGYVSTYQRRIPSRMNIEVHEKPLALERLRELVQQRLAPRAAPAVATGAAPDATEDAPFSALDYIQVSCMGRHSVLLRMEREGIEAGEIHIVDGELWSARDATGLGYDALKRLVFSTTQRVSCRSSKAPEVERNLNGGWEQILLDAAREMDEAEREQQSAPATAPRGARSPRLTAVHAVVGAPAMPPEDAWSLGGDELLSQEPDGATIPVQAGATPPPRRSATPPPAPPPAPSAPPATARAPAPSRPGPPPPPAITARATAKGDAPRLPPPLPPTPPLPTPAPLPAEPPFSALAASAGRTARVARPTAAQRVRARRRRRLWIVLALLVPALLLLLAFVGWRDARWRPGAFRPVPPQTGYAISVGSMAELYAAVPRRTRKGMRVTWQLLGTAYPKQPLLGGLPAGDHELRAIFYESNRSIVRRLVIRQGARTPLHLEGP; encoded by the coding sequence ATGAGCCCAGCGGAGCGCGACGCCAGCGAGAAGCAGGTGCTGATCGTCGAAGACGAGACGCTGCTGCGCACCTCGATGGTCCGTGGGATCGCCAAGCTACCGGGCGTCGTGGTGCGCGGCGCCGGCACGATCGCCGAGGCCACGCGGGCGATCGCTGCGCGGCCGCCCGACCTGCTGGTCGCCGACCTCGATCTCCCCGACGGCACCGGGCTCGAGCTGATCAGCCTGCTCGACGAGCGAAGCCTCGAGGTGCCGATTCTCTTTGTCTCCGGCTACGTCAGCACCTATCAGCGCCGGATTCCCTCACGCATGAACATCGAGGTGCATGAGAAGCCGCTGGCGCTCGAGCGGCTGCGCGAGCTGGTGCAGCAGCGGCTGGCGCCGCGCGCCGCGCCGGCCGTCGCGACGGGCGCCGCGCCGGATGCCACGGAGGACGCCCCTTTCTCGGCGCTCGATTACATCCAGGTCTCCTGCATGGGCAGGCATTCGGTGCTGCTGCGGATGGAGCGCGAGGGGATCGAGGCCGGCGAGATCCACATCGTCGACGGGGAGCTCTGGTCGGCGCGCGACGCGACCGGCCTGGGCTACGACGCGCTCAAGCGCCTGGTCTTTTCGACGACCCAGCGCGTGAGCTGCCGCAGCAGCAAGGCGCCCGAGGTGGAACGCAACCTCAACGGCGGCTGGGAGCAGATCCTGCTCGACGCGGCGCGAGAGATGGACGAGGCGGAGCGCGAGCAACAAAGCGCGCCGGCCACGGCGCCGCGCGGGGCGCGCAGTCCGCGCCTGACGGCCGTGCATGCGGTCGTCGGTGCGCCGGCGATGCCGCCGGAGGACGCTTGGTCGCTCGGCGGCGACGAGCTGCTCAGCCAGGAGCCCGATGGAGCCACCATCCCGGTGCAGGCGGGCGCGACGCCCCCGCCGCGCCGCTCGGCGACACCCCCGCCGGCACCCCCGCCGGCACCCTCGGCGCCACCCGCAACGGCACGCGCACCAGCGCCCTCCCGGCCGGGGCCGCCGCCACCGCCTGCGATCACCGCAAGAGCCACCGCGAAGGGCGACGCACCACGCCTCCCGCCACCCCTACCACCAACACCGCCCCTGCCCACGCCGGCCCCGCTGCCAGCGGAGCCGCCTTTCAGCGCCCTCGCCGCGTCGGCTGGACGAACGGCGCGGGTGGCCCGACCCACCGCGGCACAGCGCGTGCGCGCCCGCCGACGCCGTCGGCTTTGGATCGTGCTCGCCCTGCTGGTCCCAGCCTTGCTGCTCTTGCTCGCGTTCGTCGGCTGGCGCGACGCGCGCTGGCGGCCTGGGGCCTTTCGACCGGTGCCGCCGCAGACGGGCTACGCCATCAGCGTCGGCTCGATGGCCGAGCTCTACGCCGCCGTCCCACGGCGCACGCGCAAGGGGATGCGCGTCACCTGGCAGCTCCTCGGCACGGCCTACCCGAAGCAACCGCTGCTCGGCGGCCTGCCAGCGGGCGACCACGAGCTGCGCGCGATCTTCTACGAGAGCAACCGCTCCATCGTGCGCCGCCTCGTGATCCGCCAGGGCGCGCGCACGCCCCTGCACCTCGAGGGGCCCTAG
- a CDS encoding alpha/beta hydrolase encodes MAAALVKYVERAGVRLAYEHRPGAGPRVVLVAGLGLSGHSWMGLPDGLAHRGYEVLLPDNRGTGRSATPPPPYQLEQLADDLAAVISDAGTAPAVIVGLSFGGLIAQHLALRHPALVRGLLLAATTCGPPLGTPPRARALALLAAELLGAASPERLGRLLLHPAAPARAQQVLAAWLRVLRDGSDADRPRAAGVEGQLAAGAAHDIGARLRLIDCPTEVVTGDGDRVIAPANAVVLAQELRGAGLTVVEQAGHCFPLERPAVLPALLARLAPWP; translated from the coding sequence ATGGCAGCCGCGTTGGTCAAATACGTGGAGCGCGCGGGCGTGCGCCTGGCCTATGAGCATCGCCCCGGCGCGGGCCCGCGTGTGGTGCTGGTCGCCGGGCTGGGGCTCTCGGGGCACTCCTGGATGGGCCTGCCCGATGGGCTCGCGCATCGCGGCTACGAGGTGCTGCTGCCCGATAACCGCGGCACGGGACGCTCGGCGACGCCGCCGCCGCCCTACCAGCTCGAGCAGCTCGCCGACGATCTCGCCGCGGTGATCAGCGACGCAGGCACGGCGCCGGCGGTGATCGTCGGCCTGTCCTTTGGCGGGTTGATCGCGCAGCACCTCGCGCTGCGCCACCCGGCGCTGGTGCGCGGGCTCTTGCTCGCGGCGACGACCTGCGGGCCGCCCCTCGGCACGCCACCCCGCGCGCGGGCGCTGGCGCTGCTCGCCGCCGAGCTGCTCGGTGCCGCCTCGCCAGAGCGCCTCGGTCGCCTGCTCTTGCACCCCGCGGCGCCGGCGCGGGCGCAGCAGGTGCTGGCCGCCTGGCTGCGCGTGCTGCGCGACGGGAGCGACGCCGATCGCCCGCGCGCTGCGGGCGTCGAGGGGCAGCTCGCCGCCGGCGCCGCGCACGACATCGGCGCACGCCTACGGCTGATCGACTGTCCGACCGAGGTGGTGACCGGCGACGGCGATCGCGTGATCGCGCCGGCCAACGCCGTCGTGCTCGCGCAGGAGCTGCGAGGCGCAGGGCTGACGGTCGTCGAGCAGGCGGGTCATTGCTTCCCGCTCGAGCGCCCGGCGGTGCTGCCGGCGCTGCTGGCGCGGCTCGCACCCTGGCCCTGA
- a CDS encoding enoyl-CoA hydratase/isomerase family protein translates to MTETDTARVRYEVSAGVATITLDRPRALNALDPPTLAALREAASRAALDDAARAVLLTGAGRAFCAGGDVKQMRVWTAAGRAASTAAVLAEASVLHQAIATLYRLPKPLICAVNGLTAGAGVGLALVADVVWAARSATFTLAYTTLGLSPDGGSTFLLPRAVGAALAAELLLTNRTLDAGEAQRCGLVSRVLDDQVLAQEAVALAQRLAQGPTRAYAELRALLHGSGLHGFETQLELERLAIGRSAGTEDFVEGVAALSERREPRFGGH, encoded by the coding sequence ATGACGGAGACAGACACGGCGAGGGTGCGCTACGAGGTCAGCGCCGGCGTGGCGACGATCACGCTCGATCGGCCGCGCGCGCTCAATGCGCTCGACCCACCGACGCTCGCGGCGCTGCGCGAGGCCGCGAGCCGGGCGGCGCTCGACGACGCGGCGCGGGCTGTCCTCTTGACCGGCGCGGGGCGGGCCTTCTGCGCCGGCGGCGACGTCAAGCAGATGCGCGTCTGGACCGCCGCGGGCCGGGCGGCGAGCACGGCCGCGGTGCTCGCCGAGGCGTCCGTGCTGCACCAGGCGATCGCGACCCTCTATCGCCTTCCCAAGCCCCTCATCTGCGCCGTCAATGGACTCACCGCCGGTGCAGGCGTCGGGCTGGCACTCGTCGCCGACGTGGTCTGGGCCGCGCGCTCGGCGACCTTCACGCTGGCCTATACGACGCTCGGCCTCTCGCCCGATGGGGGCAGCACCTTCTTGCTGCCGCGGGCGGTCGGTGCGGCCTTGGCGGCCGAGCTGCTGCTGACCAACCGCACGCTCGATGCCGGCGAGGCGCAGCGCTGCGGCTTGGTCTCGCGGGTGCTCGACGACCAGGTGCTGGCGCAGGAGGCCGTGGCGCTGGCGCAGCGCCTGGCCCAGGGACCCACCCGCGCCTATGCGGAGCTGCGGGCCCTGCTGCACGGCAGCGGTCTGCACGGCTTCGAAACCCAGCTCGAGCTCGAGCGCCTGGCGATCGGCCGTAGTGCTGGCACGGAGGACTTCGTCGAGGGGGTGGCGGCGCTGAGCGAGCGCCGCGAGCCGCGCTTCGGCGGACACTGA
- a CDS encoding ParB N-terminal domain-containing protein, whose translation MLTTKRFDYVPFEAIQVHPDVSNHRSLDPRKVEHYQHDILKNGLLEPLVVWEKRPGQLFLVGGFHRRAAIDRIRRANPGYFDRVDTRVVAGDLDEIRALNLKLNADRLDAKITDYFDVVIYLNNANWSVQRIGQFLDKSESWIGDLLRYAPSMDARVRELVAAGKLSWNRAKAICRAVQDAVPGQERQVLEEQLRSATDGNNGAPKPRKPLTLRHAKKRLGLQAARHPERSYQVTDDDLLALLLVVEGKYYEPEHLERVRRVFPGLAEA comes from the coding sequence ATGCTGACGACCAAGCGCTTCGACTATGTGCCCTTCGAGGCGATCCAGGTCCATCCGGACGTGAGCAACCATCGCTCGCTCGACCCGCGCAAGGTCGAGCACTACCAGCACGACATCCTCAAGAACGGCCTGCTCGAGCCGCTGGTGGTCTGGGAGAAGCGACCGGGGCAGCTCTTTCTCGTCGGCGGCTTTCACCGCCGCGCGGCGATTGACCGCATTCGTCGCGCCAATCCGGGCTACTTCGACCGGGTCGACACGCGCGTCGTCGCCGGCGACCTCGACGAGATTCGCGCGCTGAACCTCAAGCTCAACGCCGATCGCCTCGACGCCAAGATCACCGACTACTTCGACGTCGTGATCTATCTCAACAACGCCAACTGGTCGGTGCAGCGCATCGGTCAGTTCCTCGACAAGAGCGAGAGCTGGATCGGTGACCTCCTGCGCTACGCGCCGAGCATGGACGCGCGCGTCCGTGAGCTGGTCGCCGCCGGCAAGCTGAGCTGGAACCGCGCCAAGGCGATTTGCCGCGCCGTGCAGGACGCCGTCCCGGGGCAAGAGCGGCAGGTGCTCGAGGAGCAGCTGCGCAGCGCCACCGACGGCAACAACGGAGCGCCCAAGCCGCGCAAGCCGCTGACGCTGCGTCACGCCAAGAAGCGCCTCGGCCTGCAGGCCGCCCGCCACCCCGAGCGCAGCTACCAGGTCACCGACGACGACCTGCTCGCGCTGCTGCTCGTCGTCGAAGGCAAGTACTACGAGCCCGAGCACCTCGAGCGCGTCCGCCGCGTCTTCCCAGGCCTGGCGGAGGCGTAG